A genomic region of Ktedonobacteraceae bacterium contains the following coding sequences:
- a CDS encoding HEAT repeat domain-containing protein yields the protein MVSEVNQRFLNSYVLLEEIGRGGFGVVRKAHHTIFNRACAIKFFRAWDEYDKNFFLNEAKMHVQLQHPYILPIIDAGIDDNGSPYLITLYAPGGSLRDLIERRTLNPLKFEDALAILFQIGEALHYTHQQEIVHRDLKPENILFDEKGNALLADFGIAMQLKDLITTHPEFVAGTRAYMAPEVFDGEFSTKSDQYALACIAFELLTGQKPFNLPPNASSDLWIAWKQVHNETVPTSLGELRPELPAYIQRAVHIALSKKHIDRYVDVAAFMAALKNIDGQSTILDPHMPERNGQIASVGVSPEEEVTPLVKKAIEELGHPKYAVRKQAVEKLAQSSRRSPAAHEVLLKGLDDPLLPDVRVYCALALSNDPRAVLGLAEALRFRPPTLKEKIKVVGGLPPDPTIRIKAEAALLKLRETAIPILLGALKDQDKQIRINAATALALFRDKATTPGLLTALIEDSKVEVRREAAKALKGIGDRTAVISLFRALHDVDGEVRITVIETLGNTGDVKVIPNLLEVLSDLDEEVRNAVSDVLIKFGKKAVSGLLEVLHSKPFAKARAAKVLGIIGDPTAVPELLTALDNQGDKVLRREAAVALGRIGGDEAISGLLGALHDQESFVRQAAATALGRIKNPTTIPNLSAALLENPYSYDVQRAIIGALENFENPRAAIPDLQRALHKGDLVKDVKSRAARLLRQLDALPLLYRWLYRE from the coding sequence ATGGTTAGTGAAGTCAATCAACGCTTTTTAAACTCCTACGTCCTTTTAGAGGAGATAGGGCGTGGCGGATTTGGAGTTGTCCGTAAAGCTCATCATACTATCTTCAATCGCGCCTGTGCAATCAAGTTTTTTCGCGCTTGGGACGAGTATGATAAAAACTTCTTTCTTAATGAAGCAAAAATGCACGTGCAACTTCAGCATCCTTATATTCTTCCCATTATAGATGCTGGTATTGACGATAATGGGTCACCATACCTCATTACCCTCTATGCTCCGGGGGGATCCTTGCGGGACCTCATTGAGCGCCGAACTTTAAATCCCTTGAAATTTGAAGATGCTTTAGCTATCCTTTTTCAAATTGGTGAGGCTCTTCACTACACTCATCAGCAGGAAATTGTGCATCGTGATCTCAAACCGGAGAATATCCTCTTCGATGAAAAAGGGAATGCCCTTCTTGCGGATTTTGGAATCGCAATGCAATTAAAAGACCTTATAACCACCCACCCTGAATTTGTTGCTGGAACACGCGCATATATGGCACCAGAAGTGTTTGATGGCGAGTTTAGTACGAAAAGTGATCAGTATGCGTTGGCATGCATCGCCTTTGAACTCCTTACCGGACAAAAGCCATTCAACCTTCCCCCCAATGCTTCCAGCGATCTCTGGATAGCTTGGAAGCAGGTCCATAATGAAACGGTACCCACTTCTCTGGGAGAGTTACGTCCTGAACTGCCCGCATATATACAGAGGGCCGTGCATATCGCCCTTTCAAAAAAGCATATTGACCGTTATGTAGATGTTGCAGCTTTTATGGCTGCTCTTAAGAATATCGATGGGCAAAGTACCATCCTTGATCCACACATGCCGGAGAGAAATGGGCAGATCGCTTCAGTAGGGGTATCTCCTGAAGAGGAGGTGACTCCTCTCGTCAAAAAGGCGATCGAGGAACTGGGGCATCCCAAATATGCTGTGAGAAAACAAGCCGTTGAGAAATTAGCACAGTCATCGCGGCGATCTCCTGCTGCACATGAGGTTTTGCTAAAAGGTCTGGATGATCCCCTGCTACCAGATGTACGAGTGTACTGCGCCCTCGCACTTTCTAACGACCCCCGCGCTGTCTTAGGATTAGCTGAAGCATTGCGCTTCAGGCCTCCAACTCTCAAGGAAAAGATCAAAGTGGTGGGTGGTCTTCCACCTGACCCGACAATCCGAATCAAAGCAGAAGCAGCATTATTAAAGTTGCGAGAAACGGCGATACCGATCCTACTTGGTGCCTTGAAGGACCAAGATAAGCAGATACGTATTAACGCTGCTACAGCTTTAGCACTCTTTAGGGATAAAGCTACAACGCCTGGCTTACTGACAGCACTCATAGAAGATTCTAAGGTAGAGGTACGCCGTGAAGCCGCAAAGGCTCTAAAAGGGATTGGAGACCGTACAGCCGTAATAAGCCTGTTTAGAGCTTTGCATGACGTAGACGGAGAGGTTCGGATCACGGTTATTGAAACGTTGGGAAATACTGGAGATGTCAAGGTAATACCAAATTTACTTGAGGTACTATCTGATCTGGACGAGGAGGTGCGTAATGCGGTGAGCGATGTTCTCATAAAGTTTGGAAAGAAAGCGGTGTCAGGCTTACTCGAAGTGCTACATAGTAAGCCTTTTGCAAAAGCAAGAGCAGCCAAAGTGCTAGGGATAATCGGGGACCCGACAGCAGTTCCGGAGTTACTTACAGCATTGGATAATCAAGGTGATAAAGTGTTGCGCCGTGAGGCGGCTGTAGCTCTTGGACGAATCGGGGGAGATGAAGCAATATCAGGATTGCTTGGAGCATTACACGATCAAGAGTCATTTGTTCGGCAGGCAGCGGCTACAGCTTTGGGAAGAATTAAGAATCCGACAACAATTCCGAATTTGAGTGCAGCTCTCCTTGAAAACCCGTATTCGTATGACGTCCAGCGAGCTATTATTGGAGCTTTAGAAAACTTTGAGAACCCCAGAGCTGCAATACCAGACTTGCAAAGAGCTTTGCACAAAGGTGACTTAGTGAAGGATGTGAAATCTAGAGCTGCCAGATTGCTCAGGCAGTTGGATGCACTTCCGCTGCTTTATCGATGGCTATATCGTGAATAA
- a CDS encoding tyrosine-type recombinase/integrase, translated as MTEPSNIVPFPDAGNEAWILSYQQACLSKHDEATIDAYTRILRQFTAWVARRPGHSKHFQPDQLTATVVEAYLSLLKEHKYSVSHRTRVKSVIKHFCQWLIDEKEALTRNPTSGIEIKAQQTLAPRILSPDQRFVLRNLVEKADDMRGKALFALGYWAGCRVSDVAYLLIEHTHVGPKIGWLHVGHKGEKFRDIDLLNEARRPLYEYIQHGGRDPESLYVFTSQRSPRLSEDGIHHWFRTLKRQANKEEWELIADLSFHDLRHDFAHRAREAGWTLEEVAYYLGHVTMKGTPAIQTTVRYTQVSRAQVKDKLRLMKG; from the coding sequence ATGACGGAGCCGTCAAACATCGTTCCTTTTCCCGATGCCGGAAATGAAGCGTGGATTCTGAGCTATCAGCAGGCCTGTCTCAGCAAGCACGACGAAGCGACCATTGATGCCTACACGCGCATTTTGCGTCAATTTACCGCATGGGTTGCCAGGCGGCCCGGGCATAGCAAACACTTTCAGCCTGACCAGCTCACTGCTACAGTGGTGGAAGCTTATCTCTCCTTGCTGAAAGAACACAAGTATAGTGTCAGCCATCGTACACGGGTCAAGTCGGTGATCAAACACTTCTGCCAGTGGCTTATCGATGAGAAAGAAGCCCTCACGCGCAATCCGACCAGCGGCATCGAAATCAAAGCACAGCAGACGCTCGCCCCTCGTATTCTTTCACCAGATCAACGCTTTGTGCTGCGCAACCTGGTCGAGAAAGCCGACGACATGCGCGGCAAGGCGCTGTTTGCGTTGGGCTATTGGGCAGGCTGCCGCGTGAGTGATGTCGCGTATTTACTTATAGAGCATACCCATGTGGGTCCAAAGATTGGCTGGCTCCATGTGGGACACAAGGGAGAAAAGTTCCGCGACATAGATCTGCTCAATGAAGCTCGGCGTCCTCTCTATGAGTACATCCAGCACGGTGGTCGCGATCCAGAGAGCCTCTACGTCTTCACCTCGCAGCGAAGTCCGCGTCTGTCGGAAGACGGCATTCACCATTGGTTCCGCACCCTCAAACGGCAGGCCAATAAGGAGGAGTGGGAACTCATCGCTGATCTCTCCTTTCATGATCTGCGCCACGATTTTGCGCATCGAGCAAGGGAGGCCGGATGGACACTCGAAGAGGTCGCCTATTATCTGGGACATGTGACCATGAAAGGAACCCCTGCTATCCAAACCACCGTCAGGTATACCCAGGTCAGCCGTGCTCAGGTGAAAGACAAGCTCCGATTGATGAAGGGATGA
- a CDS encoding sigma-70 family RNA polymerase sigma factor: MRGSEKPPFPSDSISLSEAVERARANAEDIGAFARIYYEFNATIKRYLSTYLKKEDLEDVCQETWIRAWRALSKQKPEVLHMRAWLIAIAHNTYVDYVKERQHNNVPIDQVNEVEEHLSLDSLIRSGPEEEVCEGDLLDQALAQLARKRPQGYRCMELFRDGYKQNEIAKILNITEGTVSLNIRRCQEELRSILQSLEGGKAR, encoded by the coding sequence ATGCGTGGCTCCGAAAAGCCCCCATTTCCATCCGATAGTATATCTTTATCGGAGGCTGTGGAACGTGCAAGGGCAAACGCGGAAGACATCGGTGCTTTCGCACGTATTTATTATGAGTTTAATGCAACAATAAAAAGGTATTTATCGACGTATCTGAAAAAGGAAGATTTGGAAGATGTTTGTCAAGAGACATGGATACGTGCGTGGAGGGCTTTATCGAAACAGAAACCAGAAGTCTTGCATATGAGGGCCTGGCTGATAGCGATAGCGCATAATACTTATGTGGATTATGTAAAAGAACGGCAGCATAACAATGTCCCTATTGATCAGGTAAATGAGGTGGAAGAACACTTATCGCTCGATTCCCTTATTCGGAGCGGGCCCGAGGAGGAGGTATGTGAAGGGGATTTGCTAGATCAAGCATTAGCACAGTTGGCGCGAAAGCGCCCACAAGGCTATCGCTGCATGGAATTGTTCAGGGATGGTTACAAGCAAAACGAGATCGCCAAAATACTCAATATCACAGAGGGGACAGTTAGCCTGAATATTAGGCGTTGCCAAGAGGAACTTCGTAGCATTTTACAGTCTCTAGAAGGAGGAAAGGCTCGATGA